The Prosthecobacter fusiformis sequence ATTGCAGCCTGGCGAATCGCTCGGCTTCGGGCCTCGACAGCTTCGTGTAGTGGGAAATGGAGTCCGGGGAGCTGTGCCCCACCAGCTGGGCAATGATCGCGTCCGGGGTTCCCAGTGCGGCCATGCGGTGGATGAAGGCGTGCCGGAACGAATGCGGCGTCAGCTTGCGGGTGATGCCGGCCCTGGCGCACGTGTCCCGGATCATCCGTTCGATGGTTCGTCGGTTGAGATGGGCTTTGCCAGGGGTGCGTCCTGCGAAGAGCCAGTCACTGTCGGGTCCATCATTGATCCTGCTCACCAGGTAGCGCTGAAGAACTTCATCGGTGTCCTGGTTCCAGAACACCCGGCGGCGTTGCACGGTCTTTTCTGTGTCAATGACTGCCGAGCTGTCTTCCTCTATCTGCTCGATCTCCAGGGATTCCAGTTCCCCCACCCGCATGCCGGTGTCGTGGAGCAGCCGGACGATTACCAGATCGCGCAGGTGTTTCTCAGCCTTCAGCACGTCAACCAGCCGTCGGTATTCCTCCTCGGTGATGGCTTCATGCGAGCGGGCCCTGGCGGTCGGGACGCGGGCAAGGTACAATGGCAGCCGAAGCCTGCCCTGCTCATGCCAGTAGCGGAGGTAGTTGTGGATGATGCTTAACGCAAATTCCACATTCTTCGGAGCAAAGCGCCCATTCAGGCTGGAGGCAAAGGCGGTCCAATCGCCAATGACCAGATCCTCGGGCGCTTTGTTTGTGAATGCCTGGAAGCGGGTCACCCAGAGGGCATATTTCTCTCCTGCTGACCGGGTATGAGTGGCTTTCCAGGCCAGGTATTCTTTGATAAGAGTCTGGTTGTCAGAGACAACCGGGGTGACGGCGGCGGGTTTGAAATCTCCGCGCCGTCGGGCGTAAGTGATGTACATTGATGTCTTGTTAGACCAGTAAAAGCCCCTGACAAAAGCGGTCTGCCACCTTCATCAAGGTATGGATCAGGAATCCTGATCCCGTATGTTTTCGCATCTTTAGTAGCGTTTTGTCAAGGTGCCCGTCCTATCGGACATTCGCAGTACACCGTACTTGCCCGCCTCCTGTCAACAGGCTGGCTGTGGATGGCGGAGAACGGCTTCCCCGACAATCGGGACGACATACCCGGTATGTCGGGGCAACGACACCGCCGATGGCGGTTTCCCTTTGATAACAAAGCGCGAAACGACTTCCCACGTGTCGGCCTCACGGCCCGACTTGCCACAGAAGCCAAAGGTTATCAGGCGAGTCCGGAGCGCTATCGCGTCAAGGACATCGCCCTTCTGCGGCAAGTCGGCCCGCGAGGCGGGCACGACACGTGGGGAACTAGTTTAACGAAGGTTTCTCGCCTGGCAAGACGACGGGTTTTAACGAAGGTTTCCCCTCCCCACCCTCCCACAGCCACAGGCTTGAATACGGCCGCTTCGCCAGGCCACCGCTCAAGCCTGTGCCTGCGGCCTGCCTCCGCCCCACTAACGGTTTTCCCTGACGGGGTGCGGCAGCAGCCGGGGCAAAGCCCGGCCCCTGCCTTGACGGATTCAAGCCGCCCAAGACGGCGGCATGATCCACGGGTTCTTTAACGGGTGAACGGCTGACGACGGGGTAACTGGGCACGGGGTCAACGACGGTTTCCGAAACTGGTATAATAAGGGTGGACTTGCTCTTTGCTCCGAAGCTCCGGCTTCGGTATCGGCGACAGCCTCTCTCCCAACCGGCTCTTCAACAAAAAGCATGCCGGCCTTCCGGCTCTTCCAGTCTTCACGATGGGACGGACGGGCTTCGGGCGAGGGCGGCCGCCTCCGATATGAATGATGAATCCATTTTCTTCGGCCACCGCCATACCTATGGCGGGTTCAAAGTTCCCTATTTCCTGCCTCTGGCGGAGCTGTCGCGTCACGCCTATGTCCTGGGCAAGAGCGGTACCGGGAAGTCCACCCTGCTTCAGCTTCTCATCGACGGGCTGATCCAGGCAGGTCACGGGGTGGGTGTTTTTGATCCGCATGGCGATCTCGCGTTATGGACATTGGATGCGGTTCCCCGTTCCCGGCTTGACGATGTGATTTATCTCAACTTCGGCGATGAGGAGTATGCCCCCTCTCTGAATTTTGTTTCTGATCAGGTGCCTTTTGAGGCGAGACCGCGTCTGGCTTCTGCTCTGGTGTCAGCGTTCCGGCATCTCTGGTTCGAAAGCTGGGGGCCAAGGCTTGAAAACATCTTGTATCATTCGCTGAGGGTGCTCATTGACTGCCAGAACACGAGTCTCATCGCCTTGCCCAGGCTTCTGACCGACGATGTTTACCGCGCCTGGGCTGTCCGCCAATGCCGCGACCCGTTCATCCGCGCATTCTGGGAGCGCGAATACGAAGTTTGGGACAAACGGTTTCGGACCGAAGCGATAGCACCCGTGCTCAACAAGCTGGGCCAGCTCGCGGCCTTTCCGCCCGTGCGGCATTCGCTTGGCCAGGTGAAGATGAAGGTGAATCTGCATGCGGTTCTGGATGAAGGTAAGATTCTGGTGGTCAACCTCGACAAAGGCAAACTGGGCGAGGACGCAGCGCGGCTTCTTGGGGCGCTTCTCACCGCCTCCCTTGCAGCGATGGCGATGGAGCGCAGTTCAATGCCCGCTTCTGCTCGGAAACCATTCACGCTTATCCTGGATGAAGCACATGGCTTCCTGTCGGACGCCATGGCGACGGTGCTTTCGGAGTCACGGAAATTTGGTCTTCAGCTCGTCATGGCCCATCAGTTTCTTGGACAGCTATCACCTTTTATGCGGGAGGCGGTATTGGGTAATGCGGGCAGCATTTTTGCCTTCCGGGTATCAGGCGAAGACTCGGAGGTGATGGGGGCAAATTATGGCCACTCGATGGCTCCGGGCCTGTTTGCCGAATTGCCTGCTTTCACGGTGCTTGTACGCCCTGCTGAGGATGTAATGCAGCCGATTCGAGTCTCGGTTGGGCCGCCAAAGCAGTTCGCGAAAAGACACCGCGATCCGGCCATGATTCGAAGCCGACAGCGTTTCTGCAGTCCCCGTCAGAATGTTGAGAGCAAACTGAGACGATGGTCAGATCAAAAATAACTGTGCCACCGCTGGGGCTGATTTTGTGTTAAAATGAATGGATGCACCAATCGCGGCCAAGGAAGCCACGATTCAAACGCGTCACCGATAGCGTCCGACTCATTCTCACAGAACGAGATCTTGCCATCCTCTCAGCCGTCGGTCGCCACCGGTTTATTCAGTCGCATCACCTGCTTAAGCTCATTCCCGGAAGCCGCCAGCATTTGATCCGGCGGCTTGGAAGATTGTTCCATGCAGGCCTTCTGGATCGGCCAGTCCAGCAGATGTACGTCCGGGACAAGATCGGGCAGAAAATTGCCTATTGCCTGACCTCGCAAGGATTGAAGGTTTTGAGTGAACGTGCGTCATATCAACTCTTGTCCTTGCCGCGCCAAAAAGGGATCACCGCAGCCTTGTCACTGTTCCATTCTTTGCGTGTAACCGACGTTCTGGTCGCAATGGAATTCGCAGCGACTGCACGGGCACTGGCCATTCGTTGGCCCCAGGAATGGCCGTCTGGGCAGTCTGAAATAGATCGAAGGCCCGTGCGCTTGAAATGGTCCGTAACACTCAAAACAGGCCGGGAAGTTCTGAAAACCTGGCAGCTCCCTGACGGAGCGTTTTCCCTTTCATCCGCCGATGGTGAACCGCGATATTATATCCTTGAGGTGGATCGGGGCACCATGCCTGTTCATCGCAAGGGGCTATCCCAATCCTCATTCTATCGCAAAATCCTTTCATACAAGGAAACACGCCGACAAGGGGTCCTGTGGAGCAGGTTTCATATTCCCGCCTTTCGTGTGCTGGTCGTGGCTGAATCCAGGCGGAGGCTCTTTTCTCTTCAACAGGCAACAGCATCAACCTTCAAAAACCGCGAATCCAAAATGTTCCTGTTCGCAGTTGCTTCGGAACTTTTGGAGCAGGGAGATGCTTTGAGCCATGGCTGGGAAACCTGCTCAGGAAAGAAGGTCTATCCCCTCATGGAATAACAAACGATGTGCCATCCACAGCCGCCCGATTTGGATCTCAAGTGGTCGTGATACAATAGAAGCCAAGGAAGCCACATCAGCATTTGCTGGGTGGCTTTTTCGTCTTCTAACCAAATCCACCATCAAAATTGTTCTTTATCATGAGCACTTCTACCGCTTCTCAGAACGCCTTCGTTGATTTCAAAGAGGTGAAATCGCGGATCGGCATCCTTCAGGTCCTCGAACGCTACGGTCTGCTGAGCAATCTGAAGCGCGCAGCAGACCGTCTTTCGGGCCCGTGTCCCCTGCACAAGGGCACCAATCCGACGCAGTTCCGGGTGTCCGTTTCCCGCAATTGCTTCAACTGCTTCGGCACCTGTGGTCGAGGCGGCAACGTCATCGACTTCGTTTCGCTCCGGGAAGGCATCTCTTTCCGGGACGCTGCGCTGCTTCTCCAAGACTGGTTCATGCCCGACAAGGCCGCGAACCGTTTCGCTGGAACAGCACCCAGGCAGACGACGGAGGCTTCCCCCCGCCCGTCTTCTCAGCCACTTCAACCGCCGCCAGCAGTCGCCGATGACCCGGATGAGGATACGGGTGAAAACCCGCCTCTTTCATTCGCTCTGAAGGCACTGAAGTCCGATCATCCGTATCTTTCCGCACGCGGTCTCACAGAGGCCACGATTGCAAGCTACGGGATTGGCTATTGCGCCAAGGGCTGTCTGCGTGGCCATGTGGCTATCCCCATCCGCAACCGCGATGGAGTTCTCACAGGTTACATTGGAAGATGGCCTGGAGATCCACCGCAGGGTCAGGGCAAATACAAACTGCCAAAGGGATTCCGCAAAAGCCGCGAGGTCTTCAACATTGATCGCGCTGTCCACGCGGATTCATCGGACCCCTTGCTGGTCGTCGAAGGCGTCTTTGACTGCCTTCATCTCGTCCAGCTCGGATTTTCGGCGACCGTTGCCATCCTCGGCTCTTCACTGTCTCCCCGTCAGGAAATTCTGATCCGGGAAGCAGCGAGGACTAAACGGCCCGTGTATTTGCTCTTCGATGCAGACGAGGCAGGAAGAAAAGGAGCTTCAGAGGCTGCAATGCTTTTATGCAGCTCTTCCATCGTCCGTATCATCGATATCGGCGCATACCAACCGCAGCCGGAACTGCTGGAACGTTCGCAGGTTGAGGCTCTTCTCACACAACATGGAGCCACTACCCCATGAACGCCGTTCCCCGATTTTCTCTAGGCCGGCTTTTTGCCACACCTGGAGCGATACAGGCTTTAACGTCGTCCGACATTCAAACAGCCCTATCCCGTCACCTTCAGGGTGATTGGGGCGAACTAACTTCGGAGGACATCGAAGCCAACAACGATGCGCTACAGGACGGGAGCCGGCTCCTTTCTGCATACAGCGGAGAAAACGGTATCCGTTTTTGGGTCATCACGGAATGGGATCGCTCTGTAACCACAGTGCTGCTCCCTTCCGAATACTGAAAGGACTCTGAATCGGCTGCAAGGCCAGGCTCTCGCGACTCGCTTCAACGCATGGAGCCGTCCCGCTTAAAGCGCGAGAGTGTAACTCACGAAGCAGCCTGCAATCGCAGGCGGACGGCAGAGAAGATGACATTGAAACAACTCGAATTGTTCCTGCCAAATCCTTCCAACCTCCCGGCACAGCGACGACGAAAGTCCGCGCCCCAGGAGTTAAAGGTCATCAGTCTGCGGGAGTGCCCCTCCCCAGAATCCCTGATGTTGATGGACTGCCCGGCGAAAGCTGTGGAATACTGGCACCACCACATCACCGCCTCTCCGAATTACAACGCGGATGTGGAATGTGTGGTGGTGCTCGTGCTCAGCACAAGGCTGCGGATCAAAGGACACTACCTGGTGTCCGTTGGCTCGCTCAATGAGGCCATGGCGCATC is a genomic window containing:
- a CDS encoding JAB domain-containing protein, which encodes MEPSRLKRESVTHEAACNRRRTAEKMTLKQLELFLPNPSNLPAQRRRKSAPQELKVISLRECPSPESLMLMDCPAKAVEYWHHHITASPNYNADVECVVVLVLSTRLRIKGHYLVSVGSLNEAMAHPRGVFRIAIMAAAHAIVLMHNHPSGDSSPSPADTSLTRRVREAGELLRIELCDHIIVGHQRYFSFKESCII
- a CDS encoding tyrosine-type recombinase/integrase codes for the protein MYITYARRRGDFKPAAVTPVVSDNQTLIKEYLAWKATHTRSAGEKYALWVTRFQAFTNKAPEDLVIGDWTAFASSLNGRFAPKNVEFALSIIHNYLRYWHEQGRLRLPLYLARVPTARARSHEAITEEEYRRLVDVLKAEKHLRDLVIVRLLHDTGMRVGELESLEIEQIEEDSSAVIDTEKTVQRRRVFWNQDTDEVLQRYLVSRINDGPDSDWLFAGRTPGKAHLNRRTIERMIRDTCARAGITRKLTPHSFRHAFIHRMAALGTPDAIIAQLVGHSSPDSISHYTKLSRPEAERFARLQFSHLALAA
- a CDS encoding CHC2 zinc finger domain-containing protein gives rise to the protein MSTSTASQNAFVDFKEVKSRIGILQVLERYGLLSNLKRAADRLSGPCPLHKGTNPTQFRVSVSRNCFNCFGTCGRGGNVIDFVSLREGISFRDAALLLQDWFMPDKAANRFAGTAPRQTTEASPRPSSQPLQPPPAVADDPDEDTGENPPLSFALKALKSDHPYLSARGLTEATIASYGIGYCAKGCLRGHVAIPIRNRDGVLTGYIGRWPGDPPQGQGKYKLPKGFRKSREVFNIDRAVHADSSDPLLVVEGVFDCLHLVQLGFSATVAILGSSLSPRQEILIREAARTKRPVYLLFDADEAGRKGASEAAMLLCSSSIVRIIDIGAYQPQPELLERSQVEALLTQHGATTP
- a CDS encoding replication-relaxation family protein; the protein is MHQSRPRKPRFKRVTDSVRLILTERDLAILSAVGRHRFIQSHHLLKLIPGSRQHLIRRLGRLFHAGLLDRPVQQMYVRDKIGQKIAYCLTSQGLKVLSERASYQLLSLPRQKGITAALSLFHSLRVTDVLVAMEFAATARALAIRWPQEWPSGQSEIDRRPVRLKWSVTLKTGREVLKTWQLPDGAFSLSSADGEPRYYILEVDRGTMPVHRKGLSQSSFYRKILSYKETRRQGVLWSRFHIPAFRVLVVAESRRRLFSLQQATASTFKNRESKMFLFAVASELLEQGDALSHGWETCSGKKVYPLME
- a CDS encoding type IV secretory system conjugative DNA transfer family protein encodes the protein MNDESIFFGHRHTYGGFKVPYFLPLAELSRHAYVLGKSGTGKSTLLQLLIDGLIQAGHGVGVFDPHGDLALWTLDAVPRSRLDDVIYLNFGDEEYAPSLNFVSDQVPFEARPRLASALVSAFRHLWFESWGPRLENILYHSLRVLIDCQNTSLIALPRLLTDDVYRAWAVRQCRDPFIRAFWEREYEVWDKRFRTEAIAPVLNKLGQLAAFPPVRHSLGQVKMKVNLHAVLDEGKILVVNLDKGKLGEDAARLLGALLTASLAAMAMERSSMPASARKPFTLILDEAHGFLSDAMATVLSESRKFGLQLVMAHQFLGQLSPFMREAVLGNAGSIFAFRVSGEDSEVMGANYGHSMAPGLFAELPAFTVLVRPAEDVMQPIRVSVGPPKQFAKRHRDPAMIRSRQRFCSPRQNVESKLRRWSDQK